One segment of Vibrio gazogenes DNA contains the following:
- the mutM gene encoding bifunctional DNA-formamidopyrimidine glycosylase/DNA-(apurinic or apyrimidinic site) lyase, translated as MPELPEVEVSRLGISPFLVGEQVKSVSVRTPKLRWEIPFELQQITGQVIRRIHRRAKYLLLETDVGTAIIHLGMSGSLRVLDVSLPPGKHDHVDLFMMNGKVLRYNDPRRFGAWLWAEKGMTHSVFDNLGPEPLSDELTAEYIAARAKGKRVTVKQFIMDNKVVVGVGNIYANESLFTTGVRPTREAGSLTMREWETLVTEIKAVLTRSIQQGGTTLKDFAQTDGKPGYFAQELRVYGKEGEPCPECGQVIVAQKIGQRNTFYCPLCQK; from the coding sequence ATGCCGGAGTTACCGGAAGTTGAGGTAAGCAGACTGGGAATTAGCCCTTTTTTGGTGGGTGAGCAAGTGAAATCCGTGAGTGTGCGGACGCCGAAACTCCGTTGGGAGATTCCTTTTGAGCTACAGCAGATTACGGGGCAAGTGATTCGGCGAATTCATCGCAGAGCAAAATACCTCTTGTTGGAAACCGATGTCGGCACTGCGATTATTCATTTGGGAATGTCAGGTTCTTTGCGCGTGTTGGATGTTTCGCTTCCGCCCGGCAAACACGACCATGTCGATCTGTTCATGATGAACGGGAAAGTGCTGCGCTATAACGATCCGAGACGATTTGGTGCGTGGTTATGGGCAGAGAAGGGTATGACTCATTCGGTGTTCGATAATCTTGGACCGGAACCGCTTTCTGATGAACTGACAGCCGAGTATATAGCCGCGAGAGCGAAAGGAAAACGAGTGACAGTCAAACAGTTTATTATGGACAATAAAGTGGTCGTAGGTGTCGGGAACATTTATGCCAATGAGTCGTTGTTTACCACTGGGGTTCGACCAACCCGGGAGGCGGGTTCACTGACAATGCGTGAATGGGAAACGCTGGTGACAGAAATTAAAGCGGTGCTGACCCGCTCGATTCAACAAGGTGGCACGACCTTGAAAGACTTTGCTCAAACGGATGGGAAACCCGGTTACTTTGCTCAGGAACTCCGTGTTTACGGGAAAGAAGGGGAGCCGTGTCCTGAATGTGGTCAGGTGATCGTGGCGCAGAAGATTGGACAACGGAATACCTTCTATTGCCCGCTCTGTCAAAAATAG
- the coaD gene encoding pantetheine-phosphate adenylyltransferase: protein MSKKKLSRVIYPGTFDPLTNGHLDIVNRAAGMFDEVIIAVAASPSKNTMFTLAERVFFAEQATQHLMNVSVQGFSGLLVDFAKQVSANVLIRGLRTTMDFEYEFGLTNMYRRLMPELESVFLTPADEFAFLSSTIVREVAIHGGDVDTFVPPVVAESLRKKRNI from the coding sequence GTGAGCAAAAAAAAATTATCGCGCGTCATCTATCCGGGAACATTCGATCCACTCACCAATGGACACCTTGATATTGTCAACCGCGCTGCCGGTATGTTTGACGAAGTCATTATTGCTGTTGCCGCCAGCCCCAGTAAAAATACCATGTTTACACTGGCGGAAAGAGTCTTTTTTGCCGAACAAGCAACCCAACACCTGATGAATGTCAGTGTACAGGGATTTTCCGGGTTGTTAGTCGATTTTGCCAAGCAAGTCAGCGCAAACGTCTTAATCCGCGGCTTGCGGACAACCATGGACTTTGAGTATGAGTTCGGCTTGACTAACATGTATCGCAGGCTGATGCCAGAGCTTGAGAGTGTTTTTCTCACCCCGGCAGATGAATTCGCATTTCTCTCTTCAACGATTGTCCGGGAAGTTGCTATCCACGGGGGAGATGTCGATACGTTTGTGCCACCAGTCGTTGCAGAATCGCTGCGTAAAAAACGGAATATCTGA
- a CDS encoding glycosyltransferase family 9 protein: MKKILVIRNDKIGDFMLAWPSFAMLKASIPDCHITALVPHYTIALAELCPWIDAVLEDPTKKGSAASQQALIEAMRQRHFDASINLFSTTYNALLVWKAKIPYRMAPATKLAQVFYNHRVKQKRSQSAKPEFEYNLDLIRAFLQEHQIPVVEPQPPYLTFTASELAKQKDKLAAQLGIGSAKPWLFVHAGSGGSANNLSLEQYSQLIDGINGNFEVVLTAGPGEEEKAYQLQRSINQQGEKAVVYHKNDGLVDFARSIACASLFIAGSTGPLHIAAAIDVPTIGFFPAKRSATPLRWYPLNSQGRHLSFAPPARGGQSQQEDMSQIQIESLLGDINFWVAPYLSLSTNQRISQM, encoded by the coding sequence ATGAAAAAAATACTTGTTATTCGTAATGATAAAATCGGTGATTTCATGCTGGCATGGCCGAGTTTCGCGATGCTCAAAGCATCGATTCCCGATTGTCACATTACTGCGTTAGTACCTCATTATACTATCGCGCTTGCCGAATTATGCCCGTGGATTGATGCCGTGCTTGAAGATCCGACTAAAAAGGGTTCAGCAGCATCTCAACAAGCGTTGATTGAAGCGATGCGCCAGCGTCACTTTGATGCGTCGATTAACTTATTTTCGACCACTTACAATGCGTTGTTGGTCTGGAAGGCGAAAATTCCATACCGAATGGCTCCGGCGACGAAACTGGCACAAGTGTTTTACAATCATCGGGTGAAGCAGAAGCGCTCACAGTCTGCGAAACCTGAATTTGAATATAATTTGGATTTGATTCGGGCCTTTTTGCAGGAGCATCAGATCCCCGTGGTTGAGCCGCAGCCACCTTACCTAACTTTCACCGCATCAGAACTCGCTAAACAAAAAGACAAACTGGCTGCTCAGCTAGGAATTGGTTCTGCCAAACCATGGCTGTTTGTTCATGCGGGAAGTGGCGGTTCAGCCAATAATCTGTCTCTCGAACAGTATAGTCAGTTGATCGATGGGATAAATGGTAACTTTGAGGTGGTGCTGACTGCCGGGCCGGGAGAGGAAGAAAAAGCCTATCAACTCCAACGATCGATCAACCAACAAGGTGAAAAAGCCGTTGTCTATCATAAGAATGACGGGTTGGTCGATTTCGCCAGATCAATTGCCTGTGCGAGCCTTTTCATTGCAGGATCGACCGGTCCCTTGCACATTGCTGCTGCCATTGATGTTCCGACGATTGGTTTCTTTCCTGCCAAGCGTTCGGCAACACCATTACGCTGGTATCCGTTGAATTCGCAAGGGCGTCATTTATCATTTGCCCCCCCGGCACGCGGTGGTCAATCACAACAGGAAGATATGAGCCAAATTCAAATCGAATCGCTCTTGGGTGATATTAATTTTTGGGTGGCGCCGTATTTGTCCTTATCCACAAATCAGCGTATTTCACAAATGTAG
- a CDS encoding glycosyltransferase family 2 protein — translation MTQPTLAVALIVKNEAKHLEACLKTVQGWVDEIVILDSGSTDETEHVARQFTDKFFLNTDWPGFGPQRRLAQSYVESDYVLWLDADERITPELRRSIQDAVKANRPNTIYQISRLSWVFGRFIRHCGWYPDKVLRLYPTQLTQYNDALVHEKVEVTSSMHVETLSGDAIHYTYDDMNHYLVKSAGYAKAWAEQRQQRGKTSSLGQGIIHALGCFVKMYVIKAGFLDGRQGLLLSLLSAHSTFVKYADLWIRTNTAPPKN, via the coding sequence GTGACACAACCAACCTTAGCCGTGGCCCTGATTGTAAAAAATGAAGCCAAGCATCTGGAAGCCTGTCTAAAAACGGTTCAGGGCTGGGTCGATGAGATTGTCATTCTCGATTCAGGGAGTACCGATGAAACCGAACATGTTGCCCGGCAGTTTACCGATAAATTCTTTTTGAACACTGACTGGCCGGGATTTGGGCCACAGCGTCGTCTCGCACAATCGTATGTCGAATCGGATTATGTCTTATGGTTAGACGCCGATGAACGAATCACACCGGAACTGCGCCGCAGTATTCAAGACGCGGTGAAAGCAAATCGACCCAATACCATCTATCAAATCTCGCGGTTAAGTTGGGTGTTTGGTCGATTCATCCGTCACTGTGGTTGGTATCCGGATAAAGTCCTACGTCTCTATCCAACCCAGCTGACCCAATACAACGATGCATTGGTTCATGAGAAAGTCGAAGTGACATCATCCATGCATGTTGAAACTCTTTCCGGTGACGCAATTCACTATACTTACGACGATATGAATCACTACTTGGTCAAGTCAGCCGGATATGCGAAAGCGTGGGCAGAACAACGCCAACAACGCGGTAAAACAAGCAGTCTCGGCCAAGGCATCATTCATGCACTCGGATGCTTTGTGAAAATGTATGTGATCAAAGCAGGTTTCTTAGATGGAAGGCAGGGATTACTCCTATCCCTGCTTTCGGCACATTCTACATTTGTGAAATACGCTGATTTGTGGATAAGGACAAATACGGCGCCACCCAAAAATTAA
- a CDS encoding glycosyltransferase family 9 protein, with translation MALFDSAPRSICILRLSAIGDVCNAVAAVQTIQRQWPETNITWITGRLEAQLLAGLDNINLIVFDKKQGWQAYRQLWATLKGERFDALLHMQYAFRASIATLGIKATYKLGFDATRSQDCQTWFTNQHVPSPNNPHVLDGLLAFAQYIGIRDITPKWTLTYNHHDQQWATQQLSQDKRNLVVVPGASKAYKNWTAAGYAEVIRYIHQQGWHIILAGSPAQVELDLANQILDLIDFPVANLVGHSTLKQMLALLDHSDLVIAPDTGPTHMANAMGTPVIGLYAHHNPQRTGPYCYQNYVVSVYEEAIQAETGKTIAALNWRARVKDKSAMCRIQATQVIQMFEKAVKDFNL, from the coding sequence ATGGCGTTATTTGATTCCGCCCCTCGATCGATATGTATCCTGCGTCTGTCTGCCATTGGAGATGTGTGCAATGCCGTTGCAGCGGTTCAAACCATTCAACGCCAGTGGCCTGAAACCAACATCACTTGGATTACAGGTCGGTTAGAAGCGCAATTACTGGCTGGTCTCGATAATATCAACCTCATTGTGTTTGATAAAAAGCAAGGCTGGCAAGCCTACCGACAGCTCTGGGCAACCCTGAAAGGGGAGCGATTTGATGCGCTCCTCCATATGCAGTATGCATTTAGAGCCAGTATTGCCACGTTGGGAATCAAAGCAACCTATAAGTTAGGCTTCGACGCCACACGCAGTCAAGACTGTCAAACTTGGTTTACCAATCAGCACGTCCCTTCCCCGAATAACCCTCATGTACTGGATGGCCTGCTTGCCTTTGCACAATATATTGGTATTCGGGATATCACACCAAAGTGGACACTCACTTACAATCACCATGACCAGCAATGGGCAACGCAACAACTCAGTCAAGACAAGCGGAATCTGGTGGTAGTTCCCGGCGCCAGTAAAGCCTATAAAAACTGGACAGCCGCAGGCTACGCTGAAGTGATACGATATATCCATCAGCAGGGTTGGCATATCATCCTTGCCGGTTCCCCCGCACAAGTCGAACTCGATTTAGCCAACCAGATACTTGATTTGATCGATTTCCCGGTGGCCAATCTAGTCGGTCACAGCACCTTGAAACAGATGCTGGCTTTGTTAGATCACAGCGATCTGGTGATTGCACCGGACACCGGGCCGACTCATATGGCCAATGCCATGGGGACGCCAGTTATCGGATTGTATGCTCACCATAACCCACAACGAACCGGGCCTTATTGCTATCAGAATTATGTTGTTTCCGTCTATGAAGAGGCGATTCAAGCAGAAACCGGTAAAACCATCGCTGCGTTAAACTGGCGTGCCCGTGTCAAAGACAAATCAGCCATGTGTCGGATTCAGGCAACGCAAGTCATTCAAATGTTTGAGAAGGCAGTGAAAGATTTTAATCTGTGA